Proteins from a single region of Mustela erminea isolate mMusErm1 chromosome X, mMusErm1.Pri, whole genome shotgun sequence:
- the MAGEB17 gene encoding LOW QUALITY PROTEIN: melanoma-associated antigen B17 (The sequence of the model RefSeq protein was modified relative to this genomic sequence to represent the inferred CDS: deleted 1 base in 1 codon), translated as MPRGQKSRLGAREKCRQARGESQGLGGAQATAAVEEESPSSPMPVREDAPPSPPATGPPRKSPRARSTGSPDANISGSSSDEGAKSQGEEGPSFPQFLPSPGSSHRDPLTEKAGVLVHFLLYKYKVKEPITEAEMLKVITKQYKERFPEILRKTTERLQLVFGLELKEVDPSSHTYALVSKVGLPTEGRLSDGVGFPKNGLLMPLLGVIFMNGNHASEEEMWEFLNVLGVYAGRRHLLFGEPRKLITEDLVQEKYLEYRQVPDSDPPRYEFLWGSRAHAETSKMKVLEFLAKVSDTIPSAFHSRYEEALRDEEERAQASLAAKATPDAPASACSKATSSSPLQPQ; from the exons ATGCCTCGAGGTCAGAAGAGCAGGCTCGGTGCCCGTGAGAAATGCCGGCAGGCCCGAGGTGAGAGCCAGGGTCTCGGGGGAGCTCAGGCTACTGCAGCAGTGGAAGAAGAGTCTCCCTCGTCCCCCATGCCTGTTCGCGAGGATGCGCCCCCAAGTCCCCCTGCAACGGGCCCTCCCCGAAAGTCTCCGAGGGCCCGATCCACCGGCAGTCCTGACGCAAACATTTCAGGCTCAAGTTCTGACGAAGGTGCCAAGAGCCAAGGGGAGGAAGGTCCAAGCTTCCCCCAGTTCCTGCCTTCCCCTGGGAGCTCTCACAGAGATCCTCTGACCGAGAAGGCAGGCGTGCTGGTGCATTTTCTCCTGTACAAGTATAAAGTGAAGGAGCCCATCACAGAGGCAGAAATGCTGAAGGTTATCACCAAACAGTACAAGGAGCGATTCCCTGAGATCCTCAGGAAAACCACTGAGCGCCTTCAGCTGGTCTTTGGCCTTGAGCTGAAGGAGGTTGACCCCAGCAGCCACACTTACGCCCTTGTTAGCAAAGTGGGCCTTCCCACCGAAGGGCGTCTGAGTGATGGCGTGGGCTTTCCCAAGAATGGGCTCCTGATGCCTCTCTTGGGTGTGATCTTCATGAATGGCAACCACGCCTCGGAGGAGGAGATGTGGGAATTCCTGAATGTGTTG GGGGTCTACGCTGGGAGGAGACACCTCCTCTTTGGGGAGCCCAGGAAGCTCATCACCGAAGATCTGGTGCAGGAAAAGTACCTGGAGTACCGCCAGGTGCCCGACAGCGATCCACCTCGCTATGAGTTCCTGTGGGGTTCAAGAGCCCACGCGGAAACCAGCAAGATGAAAGTCCTGGAGTTTTTGGCCAAAGTCAGTGATACTATCCCCAGTGCCTTCCACAGCCGGTATGAAGAAGCgttgagagatgaggaagaacgAGCCCAGGCCAGCCTGGCGGCCAAGGCTACCCCCGATGCCCCAGCCAGTGCCTGCTCCAAGGCCACATCCAGCAGCCCCCTTCAGCCTCAGTGA